The following DNA comes from Ricinus communis isolate WT05 ecotype wild-type chromosome 10, ASM1957865v1, whole genome shotgun sequence.
CGATTTTCACAACGAATTCCAGTGTTCCCTTGTAATGAATGGATCAAGTTCTGTTGTTCAAAATTTATGGCGAGGCTTTTTAGTGTTAGTGGTGGCCTAAACGGCCCAAAAGTTGAGAGAACCAACTACCTAATGATAAGGGCCTTTCATTTATAGGCCCGATAATGATTGCTCCTAAAATACAAAAGATCATATTGTGGCACTTGCTGCTGTGTGAGAAGTGAGAACAATAGGATCACcagttctttttcctcttgTTTACAGGCTAAGTAGAGGAACTGCGTCAGTGAAGTGTCACTCGAGGCACTTATTCACTAACACTACTAGAAATATGCTTCTTTTTAAGAACATGCGCACTTcgaaatgaaataatatatatatatatatatttgtatatctGTTTTGTGTAAAGTTGataatatatacttaaattagacaatattttctcattttatttatcgaataatattaattatacttaaaGCAATAGAAAAGGAACCCGATCACATTAATTAAAGCATATTCTAAATGCACTCTTCTTTGAggtcaataataataataatgataattaaatcCCAATCAAACCTCTTCTGGAAGTTTTGCTTTTATCTTACACACATTATGTCAAgattacataattaataatatcacaaaTAGAAAGACACTAAAGGAAACTTTAACCAACCGTTTGACTTGGGTCCCATCTCTACTTCCCTTTAGTACAGCAGAGATGAGAATCTTTGGTTAGAGGAAAGAAAGATCATGGAAAAGTCCAAAGAAGCTGATGtccttttctttcaattagCTCTCCCCTCTTTATAAATTCTTCAATATCTTCATCTTTAAGATAttgttttatcttaatttgatttttttacaACCATTACTTCGTCTCTCCGTTGGACTAGACTAACTAAAAGGTTAAACCATCGCATCAACTATGACCCACCATTAAAAAGGCTCTCCTCTCCTGTCTTAAGAAATGTTGTTTTGGTCTGTGTCGGATTCACTTGGCTTGCTTGCCTTTCATTAGTTTATTACATGAGAGAAATCAAAATGAGGATATAAAAATGTGCAGAAACTATGAGCAAATGATAAGTGGAGATGGGGACATGGAAGGCTTGGCTAGGCTTCAAGCAGACATTTCTCATCCCAGCAAAGTGTATGCTACTGAAGTTCACTTCAAGATTACGATCCAGGGCCAGAGGTATGACCATGTTCATTACATTTAAAGCAAcgaatttaatttttcctttcatcTATGCATTTTGTTCTTATATCTTTTAGATGATGATATATTATAACAGGAAACAATCATGGGCTTATGAACCTTTACAAGGACATGGAATCTTGTGGGGAATACACAGATATACGAGTTATGTGGGAGATAATTCAATCTTCTTATACTGCACATGATTATGTTACCAGGAGAAAGAAACCTTATTGGAAAGTCTGTTTCAGGCCAACTTGAGGAATGGTATTCATTTCCAACGAATTGGCAAGAAAGGATGAACTTGACGTATTTTCCTGTTGTTGCTGTTACAATTTTGATTAGTATATACCCTTCTGTGAATATAAGGGACTggtagaggaaaagaaaaaatgctTCCGAATTATCACAGAACATATCAGCAGCGAGGCATACAAATGAATATCCTGTCTTAATTCATATCATTCCTCTCCTTTCATTCCCTTTTACTTTTGACAATTTTAGGATATTGCAAATAAGAACTTGCCTTTTAAGGTAAATTCATCTTATATTTACcgaggaaaaaaaattatggaagAGATTTTATGTCTTCTGAAATAGCACAGAAAGTTTTTTCGTTTCTTTTTtcgaagaaaaaaagaagaagcaggCTGATAATACTATATGATCCAGGACAGAATATCAAGGATCATCAAAATGCTTCAAGTATATTACATTCTGGTAACACttcaaaaatattagattCTACCACCAAAGCTATCACAAGTAAACTTCAGCCTAGAAATACTAATTGCTGCCTcttatttcttatatcaaaACTACTACTACCTGCTCTGTAATAGAATCATACAATACTAAGAAGCAAAATTTATCATCCATAACACAGCAAAGCTACTAGAGAAGAAATATCAGTGTTTCAGTGGCAAAGGACACGTTTAAACCAGGAACAAATACAAGTTGCAGTCTTCATCATGCAGCATCACCCTCATGGAGTAGCATCTGATCAAAGTGCCACACTCCTGCAAGTCATAAAAAGATCCCAACaaatcagaaaataaaagaaattattggCAGGAAAAAGTAAAGACTAGAAATATTCATGTTGCATGATAGAATGGATACGTAGTTGAAGGAGTGTAATGAAAATTGCATACCGTGGCCTTTCCCAACCCTCCTTAACTGAGCGACATATTCTGATATCTTCTTAATGTCTTCAACCTGTTAAAATACTTTGAATTAGTAACATGATAACACATTATGTGTATTTCAAATGTTCACATAAATCGCTATTAAATAACGgaataaaatgatattcaaCAATAGTATGATGCATTCAAGGTGGTTaattggttttcttttttaaatctaCGGCAGAACAAGtgtgtaattttttaagatgatAAAGAATTTAAGTGCAGAGTATATGCTCTGTATTTAAAACATTGATGGCACATATTAGACAAAGAAGCCATAGAGTTTGGAAATTGATAAgcatatttttcatttatttctttaacgTAAAACCCTTTCTAGATAGCCTTTTATTTCAgtaaagaagataaagaaatttttgagcTAACCTGTTCAACTAAAAACTCGCTCTCAATGAAGTCTGCCAATTGAGGATCATTGTTTTTATCTGCCACCTGTGTAAATAAAAAAGCGTAGAATAGTTAATAAGCAGAGTTGCAAAACCAAACAAAATGGCCGCTGTCTTAATGTGAGAAAAATGCCCCCTGGTTTgccataaaagaaatgaactgaaataagttttttttttttttcaaaggaAAAGATGCATTACACTGTGCAAGTTCAATAGTTTCTCATTTGTCAGCTTCTCCAAGGATAATGCTAGTTCCATAGCTGGGTCAGGAAAAAAACAAAGGCAGCTGAAGTTAATTTGAGCAGTAAACAGAAATACCAACAATTTCAGAGCCAAGTTCCAGAACTCTATTTAGAATGATGCAGAATAGAGAAGGAATGTGGTAAAATAACACCGTTACAGCGTTTTATATGAGTTACAGTCTGTAGATGCATCTCAGACCATGGAAGATGTCAGACTTATATGTAGTCAAGCTGATTATGTCTAAAGAATGACTTACAGGTTTCAGTAAATACAAtcaatagtaaaagaaaattcagaaAAGAATTACTAGTAGAAGGTTCAAACTTCTAAAGTAAGCcaatttatgaataaattgCTAACTTATCTTGTAACCAACCTCAGCCATTAAAAAGTTCTACTATATATGTGTGTGCGGGCGTGTTATCGCGAACATAAATAGGATTTTGATGCCATAGAAATGTAATGGAGTGCATTTCAGTAAAACCACTGATAGTAGAAATGCCACaacaaattaaagataattcAGATGTCAAATAGCTATAAACACATAACCAAGTAAAGATCACCAATATTTGTAAAGTTCAACTAATACGCTAGAAAGTTGCGCTGGCTTTACCATATAATGCATCTCCCTTCTCTACATGCTCAAACTCCGAAGGAGGTGCTACTATGCAATGCAGCTTTACTCGCCCTCCGCGAATGTTCTAACCACAGAAAGTCACTAATCAAACATCCAAAACTTAAGAagtatatacataatatgctTATTATGAGGTGGAATATTCAAGAAGGAGCTTCAGAATTTAAGCAGTACCTGATACTGCATTAGCTTCTCAGCATGCTCTCTTTCTTCCTCACTTGACTCCTTGAAAAATCTAGCTCCAAATAATTCATTTCTCAGTTAATAAcataattagaaaatgaaaatgagagGAAAATGAATAATCAAGTCAAGAAGAAAGTTAAATTACTTGGCTAGACCCTTGAGGGCAACGTTATCCCTGTCAAAATATGCAAACAGGGCGTGGTATACATAGGAAGCATTGTACTCCACACTGTCATAGAAATCACAAAACGCATTCGAAGCTGATTATCAATATAGGATCATTAACACTGACATAAAAGGggaattattttgaaaagaaaaggtgaaaTTCGACAAATTTCTTCAGTTGATTAACTAAAAGACCTAAATTTGCAGATCTAAGTACGTACTCTTAACTCAAAATTTGGACATGTTTATTACAAATCAAGCGCAAGAATTTAACCAAACTGAGTTCTTGCAAAAATGTCACTTTGTGGTATAATTTTAACAAGTATAAGTTTTCCAAAAATGAGAATTGACTAAATAGATTGAATACTTGTTATTTTAGACGTTCCAAACAGCATCATAAACAAAAACCAGAAATTAaacagataaaaaaaatataaaaaaaaaaactgactTGATTTGCTCATTAAGAGCAGCTTCACACTCATCCTCAAACAACTGGCGAGCAAGAGAAACCTGAGGAGTAATAGGAACCATAAAAGCTTCCTTCTTGACCTCTTCAAATGGCTGGAAAATTACACCAGTTAGCTGCAAACCATCCCCCGCAGTCGCTGAAATAACAATACCAGtgtttcttctctttctctgcaacaaagaacaaaggttACCAGTGGGACTAACAACACCATCACTCCGCAGCCTTGTTGTCACAGAAAAAGCTGAAACACCGCTCGATAACATCCTTGTTTatagaagagagaaagagatttCCGAAATGGGTATCAATAAAAAACAGAGACTTATAAGCtataaattgaaatagaaGCGGAAGAGAAGTGGCGCTGGAATTGGAGGCAGAGGGGATGGTGTATATAATTTTGAAGGAAGAGTTCCAGGCTGGATGGATTTTTTTCAGACCGTTGGATTAAGTACACAATTGATGGTTAGATATGAGCCACGTGTTGTTGGCGTGTGGAGGCCTCATGGTCTTATCTAGTGGGGATGGAATCTCCAAGCAAATATCCGTTCCACGTAAAAGTTTCCTCGTCCTCTAAGATATCCTTTCTAAGACTAATCCTTCTTGTACTCGCTCGACTATGTAATTACTATTAACTCGCGAAAGTTTAGTAGTTTAAACGAATTGTTAACTGCAAGTATAATCCACACGAGGCTGCTGCGAGTAGGAGAGATTAAAAAGATGGACTGGAATTTGGACAAAGTCTTTGTTATCTTTTGTCTTCTCGCGAGGCAAAAAAATCAAACgttggaaatttttgattaGTTGTAGAAGAAGATGCATGTATCTTCTCTCTCTCACGGGCTCGGCTTGCTCTGGCTTTTGATGTTTTCTCCTGGACTCTGCTAAGCAATCTCGATTTGCTTTTCTGATAAACCCGTCCGGGAAAAGGAGAAACAAATATGCTTCAGTTTGGGTCGGATTTAACTGGGTAAACCACAATTCTCATGGCCGCCCCAAATGCAATTCGAGCGTCAGCTAAAGTAGGTTTAGTCGGAAACAAAGATGCCCATGTTGGGGATAATTTCTCTACTAGGCGGATGCTTGGAGGCCCAAGTTTCTTGCTGATGGGCCAAACTTGAGAGATTAAAGTAGGTGTAGTTTGTGGATACTTGATATTTCTATAGACCAAAGAGATGTAACATTACTAGCTTCAAGTGCTTCAGCTAAGGCTCTTAAATCCTCTGGTGGCAACAAACCCGCACCAGTCTCAATGCTTATGCACAAATCCTGGATTTTGCCTGTCAAGCCACGACAGATTAAAGAACCCAAAAAGAGTAAACTCTGAAACTTGGATATGAGATAATCAGCGAGGAGAGTGGGATTAAGTTCTTGTATATAGGTATGGGATGAGGTCAAACGAAACTCTTAGCAACATGATAGACAATTTAACGAAAACGACTCAAGACTGTCAAACCTGTTCAGATTAAggttaattattttctttttgagacaaggatactttaattaattaatcttttcgttgaatttgataaaatatttcattattaagtTAAGGTTAGCTGTATATACACctcaaaataaatgaatttttagctTTGGCGGTTTTGGAGGCAGTATTTCAACTTACAAATGAAAGCTTTTGGAACATATATGGTAAATACTAGTAGTGAACGTGGCTTCTCATTGTCATTGAAGCTTCAAGGGATGGTTGACAGGATTAGTAATTTGGCATCCTGAAGATTACGGTCTTCATGGTCTTTTAATGAGAATTTCTCTATTTTCTGATTGCAATTGGACCACTTGGGAATCATTTCGAATTTTGAGGGAATCATTGATGTTATCCTAAGGGAGTTCAGTAGAAGGCTCGGTAAGGTGTGCAGGATGAAGATGCAAAATGAGCATGTCGAATTCAGACCAATAATGTGTCACTGCACTATGCCTTTCAGAGCACATACTCG
Coding sequences within:
- the LOC8263108 gene encoding ferritin, chloroplastic, giving the protein MLSSGVSAFSVTTRLRSDGVVSPTGNLCSLLQRKRRNTGIVISATAGDGLQLTGVIFQPFEEVKKEAFMVPITPQVSLARQLFEDECEAALNEQINVEYNASYVYHALFAYFDRDNVALKGLAKFFKESSEEEREHAEKLMQYQNIRGGRVKLHCIVAPPSEFEHVEKGDALYAMELALSLEKLTNEKLLNLHSVADKNNDPQLADFIESEFLVEQVEDIKKISEYVAQLRRVGKGHGVWHFDQMLLHEGDAA